The DNA window tgttgCACAAACTCATTTGAATGCTGTTAATCTTTCAAAATGTTGTATAATATAAAGAACATAAGCGTATACAACTTTACTACATAGAGATTTTTTtcagttattttatttatcagaTAACCCAAATAAGATGATTAGTTGTTATTTCTATGCAGATTTGTGTTCTCATATTCATCGGAACAAATGGTGAAACCTACTTCAACACAGTTTCTCTAGTATCTTGTGTGCAAAACTTCCCCAAAAGCCGGGGTCCAGTGGTCGGAATTCTGAAGGGCTTTGCAGGACTGAGTGGTGCAATCTTGACACAAATATATGCAGTGATCCATTCCCCTGATCATGCATCATTGGTATTTATGGTTGCTGTTGGTCCAGCATTGGTAGGAGTAGGTCTAATGTTCATTGTTAGACCTGTAGGAGGTCACAAACAAGTGCGTCCGACGGACGGCAAAAGCTTCACATTTGTCTATGGAGTGTGCCTCCTATTGGCTGCTTATTTGATGGGAGTCATGGTTGTCCAAGATCTAGTTTATGTGAGCAATCCTGTAATCATGACTTTCACAATCATCCTGTTCTTGATTCTCTTTGTTCCATTCATCATTCCTATCGCATTAGTTTTCGGTCCGGATAAAAAATCTCCAGAGGAAGAGGCACTGCTTCCAGAACCAGAGAATAAAGATCTAGGAAAGTCACCACAGGAATCCGAGGAAGTGCTATTAAGTGAGCTGGAAGACGAGAAGCCTAAGGAAGTGGACTTGCTTCCTGCATCAGAGCGGCGAAAGCGTATCGCGCAATTGCAATCAAAGCTACTCCAAGCAGCTGCTGAAGGAGCAGTGAGAGTCAAGAGGAGGAGAGGACCACACAGAGGGGAGGATTTTACTTTGAGACAAGCTTTGATTAAGGCAGATTTTTGGCTTCTTTTCATTTCCATGATCATGGGCTCGGGATCCGGCTTGACTGTGATTGACAATCTTGGTCAGATGAGTCAGTCTCTTGGATATGACAATACACATATCTTTGTCTCACTCATCAGTATTTGGAACTTCCTCGGCCGTGTCGGAGGGGGCTACATATCTGAGCTTGTTGTAAGGTACAAAACAGGTTTTACACTGATCAAACTATTTTATGTCCCTATcaagaattttaatttgttgtttgaACAGAGATCATGTCTATCCAAGACCAGCTGCACTAGCTGTATTTCAACTTATTATGACCGTCGGCCATCTTTTCATCGCGATGGGATGGCCGGGGTCAATGTATATCAGCACTCTACTGATTGGACTTGGTTATGGAGCTCATTGGGCGATTGTTCCGGCCACTGCCTCTGAATTGTTCGGGTTGAGAAACTTTGGTGCATTGTACAATTTCATCACTCTAGCAAACCCTGCAGGAACACTTGTCTTCTCAAGTCTTATAGCAAGCAGAATCTATGATTATGAGGCAGAACAGCAAACTCAAGGAGATCATCATTTTCCAAATTTAGGATCGGTCATGGCGCGTGCGCTTAATGATGGCAAGCCACTAACCTGTAATGGCTCCATATGCTTTTTCATAACTTCCATGATCATGTCTGGACTCTGCATCGTTGCAGCAATCTTATGCATGATTCTTGTGTTCCGAACAAGGATCGTTTATGCAAACCTATATGGAAAATCTTCTTCCCGCAACCTCCGATAAATCAAGTTTTCTTGTAATAAGCTCCACTTTTTTGTGTTGAATTCTTGCTTTCAGAGACAAAAaaagtaaagtatattttttttttctttgaagtttgttaaaagtttttaaaatatttttaagttttattttcttttaattttgtcttaaaAGTTTTCgaattgcatcaaatatatcctgatagttaattttttaaaaaatttaggatcAATTCAGCAACAATTTCACAAAAACAATCTTCAACACAAATAAATTGGACATAGttgtcatgtattattattggattagtcttaaattttttgaaaatttagctatcatggatatatttgatacaaatcgaaaatttcagagacaaaattaaaataaaataaaatttatagatatttttaaaatttttgacaaacttcataaacaaaaatatatactttacgccaaggaaaaaaaaaaatgggAGTTCGGACTGCCTGTTTGGCTGTTTCAGTATATTTATTTACAGAAGGTGTATGAGGGTGGATACCAAAGAAGAGAGAGTTTAACAACAGGAAAGCCATGTTTGGCCGAATACCATAGTTGTGACTTGTGAGTATTCTTTTTCTCATTATTTGAGTTGTATACTTGTATGTTTTTCCTTTTTGAAGCTAATGTTTGATTGGCTTAAATTTGTTGCTTAGAAAACTAAATATTATGTGCAAGTGGTTCTGCTGAGGATGTGCGTGTGCTATAGCTGATGAAGCATGGTTACAAAATATttgctccttttttttttttgaatttatattttctaagGAGTGAATCATTGTGTATAATTATATACATCCCTTGTCACCAAAAATTATATACATCCCTTATTAATTTATGGCCAAAGTAGCTTATATGACTAGGCAAAAGATCAACCCGAATCAGGGCACGTGATCTGTGTTAATAATGGATATGCATTAAGTCAACAATTTAATGTTTTTATGAACACGTTTTTTTTGTTAACACAGAAAACGTAGTCTGATAATAGTctgataatataattttttggagattattttaataaagatatttatatatgttatgttattattggatatttttattaaactgtttaataatttattttttaataaatcagaacaaaatcggtttattataacaataataataaatttaattattgtattataattattagattcAATTTGATccaattaaattatacaatctaaactaaatatttttaaattttttgataaaaaaataaatatatttctgattttttattttgtgaacatttaaattcttaaaaatttaaaaatacaattaaatctctaaaaaaaataggtttattgttattgttataaaaaaatcgattttaaattaattttattctaatttattaaaaaaatttaaaatacccAATTTATTAAGCCTCTTTATGAAAGCATCTCCCAATTCTTTTTGTCTAAGATTAGGACCTATTCCGAGTCTCAATTATTTTGCAATGATTCATCAATAAAtgaatttaataatcaaatccTATCTTTGCAGAGGTTGATATTTTGTTCAAAATGTGGGTTGTGTGAaaatcttaaattgcattaacTAAGGAAGCGTATGTTATAAAGCCATAGTTAgaggttttattattatttttttctattttttaacaaagaaaaagatgacAGAAAGTTGAACAAACAACACACTGCAACTAAGTCAACTCGTGAGCCTAAAttgtttatatattatttattataattatttatattaatacatatattatgtattttatatttttaattta is part of the Arachis duranensis cultivar V14167 chromosome 1, aradu.V14167.gnm2.J7QH, whole genome shotgun sequence genome and encodes:
- the LOC107473816 gene encoding protein NUCLEAR FUSION DEFECTIVE 4, which translates into the protein MMMGQFKEKLVSLYRSRWLVFVAAMWLQSWAGIGYLFGSISPVIKESLSYNQKQLAMVGVAKDLGDSVGFVTGILCEILPLWASLLVGALLNLIGYGWVWLIVTARVPTLPLWAICVLIFIGTNGETYFNTVSLVSCVQNFPKSRGPVVGILKGFAGLSGAILTQIYAVIHSPDHASLVFMVAVGPALVGVGLMFIVRPVGGHKQVRPTDGKSFTFVYGVCLLLAAYLMGVMVVQDLVYVSNPVIMTFTIILFLILFVPFIIPIALVFGPDKKSPEEEALLPEPENKDLGKSPQESEEVLLSELEDEKPKEVDLLPASERRKRIAQLQSKLLQAAAEGAVRVKRRRGPHRGEDFTLRQALIKADFWLLFISMIMGSGSGLTVIDNLGQMSQSLGYDNTHIFVSLISIWNFLGRVGGGYISELVVRDHVYPRPAALAVFQLIMTVGHLFIAMGWPGSMYISTLLIGLGYGAHWAIVPATASELFGLRNFGALYNFITLANPAGTLVFSSLIASRIYDYEAEQQTQGDHHFPNLGSVMARALNDGKPLTCNGSICFFITSMIMSGLCIVAAILCMILVFRTRIVYANLYGKSSSRNLR